In Ursus arctos isolate Adak ecotype North America unplaced genomic scaffold, UrsArc2.0 scaffold_3, whole genome shotgun sequence, one DNA window encodes the following:
- the GATAD1 gene encoding GATA zinc finger domain-containing protein 1 — MPLGLKPTCSVCKTTSSSMWKKGPQGEILCHHCTGRGGAGGGGSGSGAAGGTGGSSGGGGFGAATFASTSAAPPQSNGGGGGKQSKQEIHRRSARLRNTKYKSAPAAEKKVSTKGKGRRHIFKLKNPIKAPESVSTIITAESIFYKGVYYQIGDVVSVIDEQDGKPYYAQIRGFIQDQYCEKSAALTWLIPTLSSPRDQFDPASYIIGPEEDLPRKMEYLEFVCHAPSEYFKSRSSPFPTVPTRPEKGYIWTHVGPTPAITIKETVANHL; from the exons ATGCCACTGGGCCTGAAGCCCACCTGCAGCGTCTGCAAGACCACGTCGTCCTCCATGTGGAAGAAGGGCCCGCAGGGGGAGATCCTCTGCCACCACTGCACGGGccggggcggcgcgggcggcgggggcTCCGGCTCGGGAGCGGCTGGCGGGACGGGGGGCAGCAGCGGCGGTGGCGGCTTCGGCGCGGCGACCTTCGCCagcacctcggccgcccctccgCAGAGCaacgggggcgggggcggcaaGCAG aGTAAGCAGGAAATTCACAGGAGGTCTGCTCGGCTCAGAAACACTAAATACAAATCTGCTCCAGCTGCTGAGAAGAAAGTTTCCActaaagggaaagggagaagacatatttttaagttaaaaaat CCCATCAAAGCTCCTGAGTCGGTTTCCACTATAATCACTGCGGAATCAATCTTCTACAAG GGAGTATATTACCAAATTGGAGATGTTGTTTCTGTGATTGATGAACAAGATGGAAAGCCCTACTATGCTCAGATCAGGGGATTCATCCAGGACCAGTACTGTGAGAAAAGCGCCGCCCTGACGTGGCTCATTCCCACCCTCTCGAGCCCCAGGGACCAGTTTGATCCTGCATCCTACATCATCG GACCAGAGGAAGATCTTCCAAGGAAAATGGAATACTTGGAATTTGTGTGTCATGCGCCTTCTGAATATTTCAAGTCACGTTCATCTCCATTTCCCACAGTTCCGACCAGACCAGAGAAGGGCTACATATGGACTCACGTTGGACCTACTCCCGCAATCACTATTAAGGAAACAGTTGCTAACCATTTATAG